One window from the genome of Acidihalobacter ferrooxydans encodes:
- a CDS encoding SAM hydrolase/SAM-dependent halogenase family protein, whose amino-acid sequence MAFHLITDFGLEGPYVGQVLARLYHDAPQIPAFSLFADAPAFDPQHGAYLVAAYGGFTAVGDVMICVVDPGVGTERGGLILQADGRWYVGPDNGLLVIAEKQAQEAAWWWLAPPIAGGSQTFHGRDWFAPAAARIARGELQAVCALSGSPTVGADWPDDLAEIVYIDRYGNAMTGLRGTTLPMRARLSVAGVVVKSGTVFAAARPDTPFWYVNANGLVEIAVNRGRADEVLGLAIGSPVERV is encoded by the coding sequence ATGGCGTTCCATCTGATTACCGATTTTGGTCTTGAGGGACCCTATGTAGGACAGGTGCTGGCGCGGTTGTATCATGATGCGCCGCAGATTCCTGCATTCAGTCTGTTTGCGGATGCCCCGGCATTTGATCCGCAACACGGCGCCTACCTGGTCGCCGCGTATGGCGGATTCACCGCGGTGGGCGACGTGATGATATGTGTTGTCGACCCTGGTGTGGGTACTGAACGGGGTGGTTTGATCCTGCAGGCCGACGGGCGCTGGTATGTGGGGCCTGACAACGGATTGCTCGTGATTGCCGAAAAGCAGGCGCAGGAGGCTGCCTGGTGGTGGCTCGCACCGCCGATTGCAGGCGGATCGCAGACATTTCATGGGCGGGATTGGTTTGCGCCCGCCGCTGCGCGCATTGCTCGCGGTGAGCTGCAGGCAGTGTGCGCCCTGTCCGGATCACCGACTGTCGGGGCCGACTGGCCGGACGATCTTGCCGAAATCGTCTATATCGACCGCTACGGTAATGCGATGACGGGGTTGCGCGGCACAACATTGCCGATGCGGGCACGCTTGAGCGTAGCGGGTGTCGTGGTGAAATCCGGTACGGTATTCGCGGCAGCCCGACCGGATACGCCGTTTTGGTATGTGAACGCCAATGGGCTGGTTGAAATTGCGGTTAATCGTGGACGTGCCGATGAGGTGCTCGGTCTGGCGATCGGCTCGCCGGTCGAAAGGGTCTGA
- the rplQ gene encoding 50S ribosomal protein L17, with amino-acid sequence MRHRNIGRQLSRNSSHRKATLQALSVALLSNEVIKTTLPKAKELRRVAEPLITLAKEDTVHRRRLAFSRLRDKVVVGKLFSELGPRYQSRPGGYLRILKCGFRSGDNAPMALVELVDRPDLD; translated from the coding sequence ATGCGTCACCGCAATATTGGAAGGCAACTGAGCCGTAACAGTTCGCACCGTAAGGCTACCTTGCAGGCGCTGTCTGTCGCATTGCTCAGTAACGAAGTTATTAAGACCACCTTACCTAAGGCCAAGGAATTGCGCCGCGTTGCGGAGCCATTGATCACCTTGGCAAAGGAAGACACTGTGCATCGACGTCGCCTTGCGTTCAGTCGTCTACGCGACAAAGTCGTGGTCGGCAAGCTGTTCAGTGAGCTTGGTCCCCGTTATCAGAGCCGACCGGGTGGGTATCTGCGTATTCTCAAGTGTGGCTTTCGTTCCGGGGACAATGCGCCGATGGCGTTGGTAGAACTGGTCGATCGTCCTGATCTTGATTGA
- a CDS encoding DNA-directed RNA polymerase subunit alpha, which produces MQANELLKPRHIDVQAQSQNHAKVALEPLERGFGHTLGNALRRILLSSIPGAAIVEAEIEGVLHEYTALEGVQEDIVEILLNLKGIAIKMQGQEKAVVKLKKQGPGAVTASDIALANDMEIVNPDHVIAHLTQGGEINMTLTVAVGRGYQPAASRRSSDAEDRALGRLLLDASFSPILRVAYSVERARVEQRTDLDRLVIELETNGTVDPEAVIRHAANILQSQLEVFVDLQGEERSSAPKSKVEVDPVLLRPVDELELTVRSANCLKAENIFHIGDLIQKTEVELLKTPNLGKKSLTEIKDVLAQHGLSLGMKLDNWPPAGLKDQKATA; this is translated from the coding sequence ATGCAGGCAAACGAATTACTCAAGCCGCGTCATATCGACGTTCAGGCACAGTCGCAAAATCACGCCAAGGTTGCCCTGGAGCCGCTCGAACGTGGTTTCGGTCATACCTTGGGCAACGCGTTGCGACGTATTTTGCTGTCATCAATTCCTGGTGCAGCCATCGTCGAAGCCGAGATAGAAGGTGTCTTGCATGAATACACGGCGCTCGAAGGTGTGCAGGAAGATATTGTCGAAATCCTCCTTAACTTGAAGGGGATTGCGATCAAGATGCAGGGTCAGGAAAAGGCCGTCGTCAAGTTGAAAAAGCAGGGCCCAGGTGCCGTTACTGCGAGTGACATTGCGCTTGCCAACGACATGGAAATCGTCAACCCTGATCACGTCATCGCCCATTTGACTCAAGGCGGTGAAATCAACATGACCTTGACTGTGGCCGTGGGTCGTGGTTATCAGCCTGCAGCGTCACGCCGGAGTTCAGACGCGGAAGATCGCGCCCTCGGACGGTTGCTTCTGGACGCGAGTTTCAGTCCGATCCTGCGCGTAGCCTATTCCGTAGAGCGTGCGCGTGTTGAACAGCGTACGGATCTTGATCGTCTTGTCATTGAGCTAGAGACCAATGGAACGGTTGATCCGGAAGCGGTCATTCGTCATGCGGCGAACATATTGCAAAGCCAATTGGAAGTGTTCGTCGACCTGCAAGGCGAGGAACGCAGCAGTGCTCCTAAGAGCAAGGTGGAAGTTGATCCGGTGCTTTTGCGTCCCGTCGACGAGTTGGAACTCACCGTGCGCTCAGCGAATTGCCTCAAAGCCGAGAACATTTTCCACATCGGCGATCTGATTCAGAAAACCGAAGTCGAATTGCTGAAGACGCCGAATCTAGGTAAAAAATCACTGACCGAAATCAAGGATGTGCTTGCGCAGCACGGCCTCTCGCTCGGAATGAAACTCGATAATTGGCCACCCGCAGGTCTGAAAGACCAGAAAGCAACGGCATAA
- the rpsD gene encoding 30S ribosomal protein S4: MAKYIGPKCKLSRREGTDLFLKSRARGLESKCKLDKVPGQHGDRRTRLSDYGVQLREKQKLRRIYGVLERQFRNYFKKAAQQKGSTGENLLKLLEGRLDNVVYRMGFAVTRAEARQLVSHRAITVNGSVVNIPSFQVSANDVIAVRERAKKQTRIQDALTLNEQLGVMGWLEVDSKKMEGVFKSLPERSDLPAEINESLVVELYSK, translated from the coding sequence ATGGCAAAGTATATCGGTCCGAAATGCAAACTGAGTCGTCGTGAAGGGACGGATCTTTTTCTGAAAAGCCGCGCGCGCGGTCTTGAATCCAAATGCAAGCTGGACAAGGTGCCCGGCCAGCACGGCGATCGCCGCACTCGCCTGTCTGACTATGGCGTGCAGCTTCGTGAGAAGCAAAAGCTTCGTCGCATCTACGGTGTACTCGAGCGCCAGTTTCGGAACTATTTTAAAAAAGCGGCTCAGCAGAAGGGCTCGACTGGCGAAAATCTGCTGAAACTACTGGAAGGCCGTCTGGATAACGTGGTTTATCGCATGGGCTTTGCGGTGACGCGTGCAGAGGCTCGTCAGTTGGTAAGCCATCGTGCGATTACCGTCAACGGCTCAGTGGTCAATATTCCTTCTTTTCAGGTTTCTGCCAATGATGTCATCGCAGTGCGTGAGCGCGCGAAGAAACAGACGCGTATACAGGACGCATTGACCCTTAACGAGCAACTTGGCGTGATGGGCTGGCTGGAAGTCGACTCAAAGAAAATGGAAGGTGTCTTCAAGTCGCTGCCTGAGCGTTCCGATCTTCCCGCCGAGATCAATGAATCGCTGGTTGTCGAGCTGTACTCGAAGTAA
- the rpsK gene encoding 30S ribosomal protein S11 has translation MAKAPAARTRKKTKRVVTDGVAHINASFNNTIIMITDRQGNALTWATSGGSGFRGSRKSTPFAAQVAAEKAGSAAAQEYGLKNLEVRVKGPGPGRESAVRALNNVGFKIISINDVTPIPHNGCRPPKRRRV, from the coding sequence ATGGCTAAGGCACCTGCAGCGCGTACGCGCAAAAAAACAAAGCGCGTGGTCACGGATGGCGTGGCTCACATTAACGCTTCGTTCAACAACACAATCATCATGATCACAGACCGTCAGGGCAATGCGCTGACATGGGCAACTTCCGGAGGGTCAGGCTTCCGCGGTTCTCGCAAGAGCACGCCTTTCGCCGCGCAGGTGGCTGCCGAAAAGGCTGGGAGTGCCGCTGCGCAGGAGTATGGTCTGAAGAATCTTGAGGTGCGTGTGAAGGGTCCGGGTCCCGGTCGCGAATCCGCTGTCCGTGCGCTGAATAATGTCGGTTTTAAAATTATCAGTATTAATGACGTGACGCCGATTCCCCACAATGGCTGTCGTCCGCCCAAGCGCCGTCGCGTCTAA
- the rpsM gene encoding 30S ribosomal protein S13, whose protein sequence is MARVAGVNIPDQKHTVIALTAIYGIGQTRAQQICAATGIVPSVKIKDLTEAELESLRQAVAQFAVEGDLRREVSMQIKRLMDLGCYRGQRHRRGLPVRGQRTRTNARTRKGPRKPIRK, encoded by the coding sequence ATGGCACGTGTTGCAGGTGTCAACATTCCCGATCAGAAACATACGGTGATCGCACTGACTGCCATTTATGGCATCGGGCAGACCCGTGCGCAACAAATTTGCGCTGCTACGGGTATTGTTCCGTCGGTCAAAATCAAAGACCTCACGGAGGCTGAGTTAGAGTCCCTGCGCCAGGCTGTCGCACAGTTTGCGGTGGAAGGTGATTTGCGTCGGGAAGTCAGCATGCAAATCAAGCGGCTAATGGATCTTGGTTGCTATCGTGGGCAGCGTCATCGTCGGGGCTTGCCCGTACGTGGACAACGCACGCGCACAAATGCTCGTACCCGCAAGGGTCCGCGTAAGCCAATTCGTAAGTAA
- the rpmJ gene encoding 50S ribosomal protein L36 produces MKVRASVKKICRNCKVIRRNGVVRVICTDPRHKQRQG; encoded by the coding sequence ATGAAGGTACGAGCGTCAGTCAAGAAAATTTGTCGGAACTGCAAGGTGATCCGCCGTAATGGCGTCGTTCGGGTGATCTGTACGGATCCTCGTCATAAGCAGAGGCAGGGGTAA
- the secY gene encoding preprotein translocase subunit SecY, with protein MAAAGASAGAGGLASLSRFAELRKRLVFLILGLVVYRIGTFIPVPGINPEAMSRFFSEHSGSILGMFNMFSGGALQRLSVFALGVMPYISASIIIQLMTSVVPALEQLKKEGQAGQRKITQYTRYATVALATFQAIGVSVALEGQQVNGMSVAITPGFGFVFTATVTLVTGTLFLMWLGEQITERGLGNGISMIIFAGIVAGLPTAAGGTLELVNTGEMSPATIILLIALAILVTAFVVFVERGQRRITVNYAQRQVGRRVYAAQSSHLPLKLNMSGVIPPIFASSIILFPATLGQWFGRMDGMRWLQDLSTTLAPGQPLYVMFYAAAIVFFAFFYTALVFNSRETADNLKKAGALIPGIRPGEQTGRYIDGVMTRLTGVGAIYLVLVCLLPEFLILYWNVPFYFGGTSLLIIVVVLMDFMAQVQAHMMSHQYEGLMKKANMKGGRGGAMR; from the coding sequence ATGGCGGCAGCAGGAGCGAGTGCTGGGGCTGGAGGTCTGGCTTCTCTGAGCCGCTTTGCGGAATTGCGCAAGCGGCTGGTCTTTCTGATCCTGGGGCTTGTGGTATACCGGATCGGTACGTTTATCCCAGTGCCGGGTATTAATCCAGAAGCCATGTCTCGCTTTTTTAGCGAGCATAGCGGCTCGATTCTGGGTATGTTCAATATGTTCTCTGGCGGCGCCCTCCAACGGTTGAGCGTATTTGCGTTGGGGGTGATGCCTTACATTTCGGCATCGATCATTATTCAATTAATGACCTCGGTGGTGCCGGCCTTGGAGCAGTTGAAAAAAGAAGGGCAGGCTGGACAGCGGAAAATCACACAATACACGCGCTATGCGACGGTTGCATTGGCAACGTTCCAGGCGATCGGTGTGTCCGTGGCGCTGGAAGGACAGCAGGTCAATGGTATGTCCGTTGCGATCACACCGGGTTTCGGCTTCGTGTTTACCGCGACTGTCACCTTGGTTACCGGCACTCTTTTTCTGATGTGGTTGGGTGAACAGATCACCGAACGTGGCTTGGGTAACGGTATTTCGATGATTATCTTTGCCGGTATTGTCGCGGGTCTGCCAACGGCGGCCGGAGGCACACTCGAATTGGTAAATACAGGCGAGATGTCACCTGCAACGATTATTTTATTGATCGCCTTGGCAATCTTGGTGACGGCGTTTGTTGTTTTCGTGGAACGCGGTCAGCGACGTATCACGGTTAATTACGCGCAGCGGCAGGTGGGGCGCCGCGTGTATGCTGCGCAATCGAGTCATCTGCCGCTCAAGTTGAATATGTCCGGTGTGATACCTCCGATATTTGCATCCAGTATCATCTTGTTCCCGGCTACGCTAGGACAATGGTTCGGACGAATGGATGGAATGCGTTGGCTGCAGGACTTATCGACTACACTGGCGCCGGGACAGCCTTTGTATGTGATGTTCTATGCCGCAGCGATTGTGTTCTTTGCGTTCTTCTACACAGCCCTGGTGTTTAATTCACGTGAAACGGCTGACAATCTGAAAAAGGCCGGAGCACTGATCCCGGGTATACGTCCTGGTGAGCAAACCGGTCGCTATATCGACGGTGTTATGACGCGGTTGACAGGCGTCGGTGCAATCTATCTTGTGTTGGTCTGTTTGTTGCCGGAGTTTCTTATTTTGTACTGGAATGTGCCGTTTTATTTTGGCGGAACATCATTGTTGATTATCGTCGTCGTACTAATGGATTTCATGGCGCAAGTTCAAGCGCACATGATGTCGCATCAGTACGAAGGCTTGATGAAAAAGGCAAACATGAAGGGTGGTCGTGGCGGCGCCATGCGCTGA
- the rplO gene encoding 50S ribosomal protein L15 — protein MRLNTIKPANGSRPGRLRVGRGIGSGLGKTAGRGHKGQHSRSGGYRKVGFEGGQMPMQRRLPKVGFRSKKTAESAEVRLHELTKIDGVIDLPALIAARIVPSFTKRVKIIASGAIDTSVVVKGVAVTVGAKAAIEAAGGKVEEA, from the coding sequence ATGCGACTCAATACGATAAAACCGGCAAACGGCAGCCGCCCTGGTCGGCTACGCGTTGGACGGGGCATCGGTTCAGGTCTCGGAAAGACGGCAGGCCGCGGACATAAGGGCCAGCATTCGCGCAGCGGCGGCTACCGCAAAGTCGGCTTTGAAGGCGGACAGATGCCAATGCAGCGACGCCTGCCCAAGGTCGGGTTCCGCTCGAAGAAAACAGCAGAATCTGCCGAGGTTCGTCTCCACGAATTGACTAAGATCGACGGGGTGATCGACTTGCCGGCCTTAATCGCGGCCCGCATCGTACCGTCATTCACCAAGCGCGTAAAAATAATCGCCTCCGGCGCCATCGATACGTCCGTTGTGGTCAAAGGTGTGGCTGTGACCGTTGGTGCTAAGGCGGCTATTGAAGCGGCTGGCGGCAAGGTAGAAGAAGCCTGA
- the rpmD gene encoding 50S ribosomal protein L30: MTNESKRIRVTLTRSLIGRAKSHQACARGLGLRRIRHTVDVLDTPENRGMVNKISYMLKVEEA, encoded by the coding sequence ATGACGAATGAGAGCAAACGTATTCGCGTGACCTTGACACGTAGCTTGATCGGGAGAGCCAAGTCCCATCAGGCCTGTGCTAGAGGCCTCGGTCTGCGCCGGATTCGACACACGGTCGATGTGCTCGATACACCTGAAAACAGGGGTATGGTTAACAAGATCAGTTACATGCTGAAAGTAGAGGAGGCCTGA
- the rpsE gene encoding 30S ribosomal protein S5: protein MATNIESSTSTDGMQEKLVAVNRVAKVVKGGRQFGFTALTVVGDGKGRVGMGYGKAREVPAAIQKSLEKARKNMVKVSLHDGTLHYATIGRHGAAKVYMQPASEGTGVIAGGAMRAVFEMVGVRNILAKCIGTRNPVNAIRATLDGLQSLNSPEQVAAKRGKTVEEIRG from the coding sequence ATGGCAACTAATATTGAAAGCTCGACAAGTACCGATGGCATGCAGGAAAAGCTTGTTGCCGTCAATCGGGTAGCTAAAGTGGTCAAGGGCGGACGTCAATTCGGTTTTACCGCCTTGACGGTTGTCGGTGATGGCAAAGGTCGCGTCGGGATGGGTTACGGTAAAGCAAGAGAAGTGCCGGCTGCGATACAGAAATCACTTGAAAAAGCACGTAAAAATATGGTCAAAGTGTCTCTGCACGATGGCACTCTGCACTACGCAACGATCGGCCGTCATGGCGCAGCTAAAGTATATATGCAGCCGGCGTCTGAAGGTACTGGGGTTATTGCTGGTGGCGCGATGCGTGCGGTGTTTGAAATGGTCGGCGTGAGGAATATCCTCGCCAAGTGTATCGGTACCCGTAATCCGGTAAATGCCATCCGTGCGACATTGGATGGGTTGCAATCACTGAACTCTCCTGAGCAGGTTGCTGCTAAGCGCGGGAAGACAGTTGAAGAAATCCGAGGTTAA
- the rplR gene encoding 50S ribosomal protein L18, with amino-acid sequence MDKKVTRLRRAKRTRMKIRELGMARLCVHRTPRHIYAQVIAPNGSEILASASTVEPGLRTDLKGTGNADAASAVGRLIAERAVAKGVNTVAFDRSGFRYHGRIKALADSARENGLQF; translated from the coding sequence ATGGACAAAAAAGTAACACGGTTGCGTCGCGCGAAACGCACGCGCATGAAGATACGCGAACTCGGTATGGCGCGTTTGTGCGTTCATCGTACGCCGCGACACATCTATGCGCAGGTTATCGCACCCAATGGATCTGAGATTCTTGCCAGTGCATCGACTGTAGAGCCAGGATTGCGGACGGACCTCAAGGGGACCGGTAATGCCGATGCGGCATCCGCGGTCGGACGGTTGATTGCAGAACGCGCTGTAGCCAAGGGTGTGAATACGGTTGCGTTTGATCGTTCGGGATTTCGTTATCACGGTCGTATCAAGGCGTTGGCTGATTCGGCGCGCGAGAACGGACTCCAGTTTTAA
- the rplF gene encoding 50S ribosomal protein L6, producing MSRIAKKPVQIPSGVTVEVVGDTIKARGPKGEGVQVLHADVIVSEAEGSLIFAPRDASADSVALVGTMRSLTQNLLTGVSSGYEKKLELVGVGYRAQAQGKMLNLSLGFSHPIEYSVPEGITIETPTQTEVLVKGIDLQKVGQVAAEIRAYRPPEPYKGKGVKYANEQILRKEAKKK from the coding sequence ATGTCGAGAATTGCAAAAAAACCGGTTCAGATCCCCAGCGGTGTCACGGTTGAGGTCGTGGGCGACACCATCAAAGCTCGCGGTCCGAAAGGAGAAGGTGTGCAGGTTTTGCATGCTGACGTGATTGTGAGTGAGGCGGAGGGTTCGCTGATATTCGCACCCCGCGACGCGTCCGCTGACAGCGTGGCTTTGGTGGGCACGATGCGTTCCCTGACCCAAAATCTTCTTACTGGCGTCAGTAGCGGGTATGAGAAAAAACTGGAGTTAGTCGGCGTCGGTTACCGCGCTCAGGCGCAGGGTAAGATGCTGAATCTAAGCCTAGGGTTTTCGCACCCCATCGAATATTCGGTTCCAGAGGGAATTACGATCGAGACTCCGACTCAAACAGAAGTGCTTGTGAAAGGCATAGATCTGCAGAAAGTCGGTCAGGTGGCTGCAGAGATTCGCGCATATCGTCCGCCCGAGCCTTATAAGGGTAAAGGCGTGAAATACGCGAACGAGCAGATCCTTCGTAAGGAAGCCAAGAAGAAGTAA
- the rpsH gene encoding 30S ribosomal protein S8 translates to MSMTDPIADMLTRIRNGQQAHKAQVTMPASKLKQAVAAVLKDEGYIDGYAVSDDAKPLMTVTLRYYQGKGVIERLDRVSRPGLRIYKAQDELPRVMNGLGVAIVSTSLGVMSDRAARAANQGGEVICVVA, encoded by the coding sequence ATGAGTATGACCGATCCAATCGCGGATATGCTGACTCGCATTCGTAACGGGCAGCAGGCGCACAAGGCCCAGGTAACGATGCCGGCTTCCAAGCTGAAGCAAGCTGTTGCGGCGGTGTTGAAAGACGAAGGTTATATCGATGGCTACGCGGTTAGTGATGATGCAAAGCCATTGATGACGGTGACTCTGCGTTATTACCAGGGTAAGGGTGTTATCGAGCGACTGGATCGTGTCAGTCGCCCGGGCTTGCGTATTTACAAGGCGCAGGATGAACTGCCACGAGTGATGAACGGCCTGGGTGTGGCGATTGTGTCTACGTCTTTGGGTGTGATGAGTGACCGTGCTGCGCGTGCTGCCAATCAAGGTGGCGAAGTCATTTGCGTTGTGGCCTAA
- the rpsN gene encoding 30S ribosomal protein S14, which produces MAKTSMIERERKRAKLVARYAQKRSALKALISNPETDPEERMRAVVALQKLPRDASAVRQQNRCRLTGRPHGYYRKFGLSRNKLREATMRGDVPGLRKASW; this is translated from the coding sequence ATGGCAAAGACTTCAATGATCGAACGCGAGCGCAAGCGGGCTAAACTTGTGGCCCGATACGCACAGAAGCGCAGCGCACTGAAGGCGCTGATCAGCAATCCCGAAACTGATCCTGAAGAGCGCATGCGGGCAGTTGTTGCGCTACAGAAGCTGCCGCGTGATGCCAGTGCAGTTCGACAGCAGAATCGTTGCCGCTTGACCGGGCGTCCACATGGTTATTATCGCAAGTTCGGCCTTAGTCGTAATAAGCTGCGTGAAGCGACTATGCGTGGAGATGTGCCTGGCCTCAGAAAGGCGAGCTGGTAA
- the rplE gene encoding 50S ribosomal protein L5, translated as MARLKEMYREKIVPQLMERFQYRSVMQVPKIEKITINMGIGEAVSDKKIVDHALNDLLLIAGQRGVATYARKSIAGFKIRDGWPIGAKVTLRKDRMYEFLDRLVNVALPRVRDFRGVNPKSFDGRGNFSMGVKEQIIFPEVDYDKIDALRGMDIVVTTSARTDEEARELLTAFNFPFRT; from the coding sequence ATGGCCAGGCTAAAGGAAATGTATCGGGAGAAAATCGTTCCGCAATTGATGGAGCGTTTTCAATACCGCAGTGTCATGCAGGTGCCAAAGATCGAGAAAATCACGATCAATATGGGTATCGGTGAAGCAGTCTCCGACAAAAAAATCGTCGATCATGCGCTCAATGATCTGTTATTGATCGCCGGTCAGCGTGGTGTGGCAACTTACGCGCGTAAATCCATTGCGGGTTTCAAAATTCGCGATGGTTGGCCGATCGGCGCCAAGGTTACCTTGCGCAAGGACCGGATGTATGAGTTCCTTGATCGTCTGGTGAATGTGGCGTTGCCTCGTGTTCGTGACTTTCGCGGTGTCAATCCGAAATCATTCGACGGCCGTGGTAATTTCAGTATGGGCGTGAAAGAGCAGATTATTTTCCCGGAAGTAGACTACGACAAGATCGACGCATTGCGTGGTATGGATATTGTCGTCACCACGTCCGCGCGCACCGATGAGGAAGCGCGTGAACTGCTTACGGCTTTCAATTTTCCCTTCCGGACTTAA
- the rplX gene encoding 50S ribosomal protein L24, which produces MQRIRKGDDVVVIAGKDKGRRGTVLRVLSNGKLLVQNINMVKKHQRGNPQAGEQGGIIEREAPIQASNVMLYNPATGKGDRVGYRVLEDDRKVRFFKSNNEVVDA; this is translated from the coding sequence ATGCAAAGAATTCGCAAAGGCGATGATGTCGTTGTCATCGCAGGTAAGGACAAAGGACGCCGCGGAACCGTACTTCGTGTGCTGAGTAACGGCAAGCTCCTTGTTCAGAACATCAACATGGTGAAAAAACACCAACGCGGGAATCCCCAGGCAGGCGAGCAGGGCGGCATTATCGAGCGTGAAGCGCCGATTCAAGCCTCTAATGTGATGCTCTATAACCCGGCTACAGGTAAGGGCGATCGTGTTGGGTATCGGGTGCTGGAAGACGACCGCAAGGTCCGTTTCTTCAAGTCGAACAACGAAGTGGTAGACGCGTAA
- the rplN gene encoding 50S ribosomal protein L14 — protein MIQMQTVLDVADNSGARRVQCIKVLGGSHRRYANVGDIIKVSVKDAIPRGKVKKGDVYSAVVVRTAHGVRRPDGSTIRFDGNAAVLLNNQLQPIGTRIFGPVTRELRSERFMKIISLAPEVL, from the coding sequence ATGATTCAGATGCAGACAGTATTGGATGTTGCCGACAATAGCGGTGCGCGCAGAGTACAGTGCATTAAAGTGCTGGGCGGCTCTCACCGGCGCTATGCGAATGTCGGCGATATCATTAAGGTGAGCGTCAAAGACGCGATACCACGCGGCAAGGTAAAAAAAGGTGATGTTTACAGTGCCGTTGTGGTGCGTACGGCGCACGGTGTGCGGCGTCCCGATGGTTCCACGATCCGTTTCGACGGCAACGCCGCCGTGTTGCTGAATAATCAACTGCAGCCCATCGGTACGCGCATTTTCGGGCCGGTTACGCGTGAGTTGCGTTCAGAGCGGTTCATGAAAATCATCTCGCTCGCACCTGAAGTGCTCTGA
- the rpsQ gene encoding 30S ribosomal protein S17 — MSEATKVERSVVGRVVSDKMDKTITVLIERLVKHPVYGKYIRRSTKLHVHDEQNTCHIGDTVRISETRPLSKTKSWTLVEIVERAQ; from the coding sequence ATGAGTGAAGCAACAAAAGTCGAGCGTTCGGTCGTCGGTCGAGTCGTGAGCGACAAGATGGACAAAACAATCACAGTGCTGATCGAACGGTTGGTTAAGCATCCGGTGTACGGTAAATATATTCGCCGTTCGACGAAGCTCCATGTTCATGATGAACAGAACACCTGTCATATTGGCGATACCGTACGCATCAGTGAAACGCGTCCGTTGTCAAAGACGAAGTCCTGGACACTCGTTGAAATTGTCGAGCGCGCCCAATAA
- the rpmC gene encoding 50S ribosomal protein L29 produces the protein MNVAELREKSVTELQGELIELRRAQFNLRMQKGAGQLSKPDQVGKVRKDIARVKTVLSEKSRTGETA, from the coding sequence ATGAACGTTGCAGAGCTGCGTGAAAAGAGTGTGACCGAGTTGCAAGGCGAATTAATTGAGCTGCGTCGAGCGCAGTTTAACCTCCGTATGCAGAAAGGAGCTGGTCAGCTCTCAAAGCCGGATCAGGTTGGCAAAGTGCGTAAGGATATTGCGCGCGTAAAGACTGTGTTGAGCGAAAAGTCACGGACGGGTGAAACGGCATGA
- the rplP gene encoding 50S ribosomal protein L16, whose product MLQPKRTKFRKQFKGRNRGLATVGNAVSFGEYGLKALDRGRITARQIEAARRAMTRHIKRGGKIWIRVFPDVPVTKKPLEVRQGKGKGNVEYWVAKIQPGKVLYEMEGVSEEIAREAFRLAAAKLPIKTTVVSRTVM is encoded by the coding sequence ATGCTGCAGCCGAAAAGAACCAAATTCCGCAAACAGTTCAAGGGACGTAACCGTGGCCTGGCTACGGTTGGCAATGCGGTCAGCTTTGGGGAATACGGCCTCAAGGCGTTGGATCGGGGACGCATCACGGCGCGTCAGATCGAGGCCGCACGCCGAGCCATGACACGTCATATCAAACGCGGCGGTAAAATCTGGATTCGAGTGTTTCCAGACGTTCCGGTGACCAAGAAACCCCTAGAGGTGCGACAGGGTAAGGGTAAGGGTAATGTCGAGTACTGGGTCGCCAAAATACAGCCCGGAAAAGTGCTTTATGAAATGGAAGGCGTGAGTGAGGAGATCGCTCGTGAGGCATTTCGCTTGGCGGCAGCCAAGTTGCCGATTAAAACGACGGTCGTATCCAGGACGGTGATGTGA